From the genome of Salarias fasciatus chromosome 22, fSalaFa1.1, whole genome shotgun sequence:
ATTTCTTTCAACCAGCAACAGTTCGGGAAGTCTGTGGaggctgagtgtgtttgtgctcaaTCAGCTTCAAACCAAAACTCTTTACTTCAGTTACTGCAGGATTTATTGAGACTCAACAGTGTTTTCTGCACAAGCATGAAATAAAGCTAAACTATTGAGAAGTCATTTCGGAAAGGCTCAAAATCTGTAACTTCAGCCGTGTGTTACGATGTAACTTCATGCGTTTTACAGCATAaatacatgcatgttacagcgtaatttCATGCGCGTTGAGTGCAGTTATATGCATTACAGTGTAGTTGCATGCGTGTtagcagggccggctctaggcataggcgaactaggcggccgcctagggcgccatcTGGTGGAGGGGGCGCCGCGGCCGCCAGTCACCCGTTCGCCTCGTAaatcagccccgcccactccacatccacatttagAATTCGGCGGCGCTGATATGGGTGTATAAAGACAATACAAAGAGAATTCACGGAGTAGCGCCACGGCCGCGCCAATCAGCGCCGccactttctgttttcaaattttttcggcgaattccggtggcaaaaccggaagtgacgccgTCACTGCGTGTAGCGGAGATTACGAATTTTGTGTTCGCTTTCCCctaaagggaaaataaaaaaataaataaatgaatagaacTTAAAAAATGAATGCCTATTGTCGCCCCCCCCCTTTCGTGTGTTGTgtctttaaaaataataaatatcaaCAAATGACGTTCATCAATTGTCTGTTAAGTCACGTGACGGATCGGAGGACCGAGATCGGAGTTGAAagtaaacagataaacagaaaaaccGGTCGGACAGTGTTTTGTTGAAAGATGAAGAGGCCTTCTAAGCCCTCAGGTGcacaaaacaggaagaaaagaaaagcggAGGATGAGAAGAAATCACGCTATAAAGGTGAGATTATgccgtcattttttttttctggctcgTTAGCTGGATTGTTAACCCCGCTcagaccggcccgccggcgggccggtcaacttctcacgatgcatttatcaattattttgcatattccacagacgtactatgtaccgttagaaagctgatattctcatgaatccgctggtataaaccactttcagatgtgatctACTCTATGTCTGTCTAGATGCACTTAAAAAATATCTACAGACGCcccaaacagctgctggagaggGCTCATCTGAGCAGACATCCACACAGACACCACTCTCTGAAGCATGTAAGCGGCCAGTTGTTGTCCCTGACACaattctgtgttgttgttgttgtgttttgttactGAATGCTACAACCTGGAAAGGAATTACAGTAATTGTAATCATTACAGacttaaaataaagtttatttattaaatgaaaCAGAAGGACACAATAAACTTTATGCAGTGGTGTGACAGTATGGATGTACTCTGTTTGAATACAGCTACAAGTCAAGcatcatgcagcagcagcagcatgatcACAACCACTTCTGAAAGTCAGCATGAAGAAGGTGGTGAGTTCTGTTATTACAGTTGCAGTGGCATTACTGAGCAATACTACTGTTATTCATAACTTATGCTTCTGATGTGTTTATTGCTTGTCCTCAGTTTTGTTTATTGCTTCCTTGTCTTGTAATTTGTGAATTATTGTTTGACTTTATGAATACTGAAGGATTAATATCTATATTCTTCCatatgtttgattttcttgAAGGTACAAGCACACAGCCCGAGGACACCCTGACCCCGTCAACACATCCAGAATTACATGATGAGTCTCTCAAGGCAGCACCTCTAGACCCTGGTGACTGGCCATCGTTGTCTGATACGGCGAGGGTGGAGTTAGTCCACAGAGGGCCATATCAGATATCATCTGACTTTGATTTTCCTAAAAGAGAAGATGGGAGAAGTTGTCATCACCACCACTTCCATAGACAATTAATCAATGGAGAAAGGATAAGAAGAAGTTGGCTGGTTTATTCCATTAAGAACAATAGTTTATACTGCTTCTGTTGCAAGCTGTTCTCACAGAAGACATTTAAACTCATCGGTGATGGACTAAGTGATTGGAAAAACTGCAACGAACTTCTAAAAAGTCAtgagaacagtccagaacattgGAAGCACATGCAGTCATGGAAAGAACTTGAAAGTCGTCTTGACAAGGGCCTAACAATAGACAGAGCTGAGATGACACTAATAGAGGCTCAAAGGAGGAGGTGGCGTGAAATCCTGACCAGGGTGGTGGCCATCATACAGTCACTGGCAGAGAGAAACCTCGCACTCAGGGGAACAACGGACAAACTTTATGAACCAAATAATGGCAACTTCTTGAAAGAAGTTGAGCTCATGGCCAAGTTTGACCCTGTGTTAAAGCAGCATGTTGCTGATGTGCAAACACGTCTTCTCCATACATCCTACTTAgggaaaaatgttcaaaatgaacTCATTGAATGCATTGGTGGAAAGATTGCAGAGGCAATGGTCGAAGAAATTCGACAAAACAAATACTATTCAATAATTTTGGATTGCACCCCAGATTTGAGCCATAaagagcagctctcagtcatCATTCGACATGTTGCAGTTGAGGACACCCCACAAATCAAAGAATACTTTATGGGGTTCCTTGAGGCAGAGGACTCCACTGGAGAAGGCCTTTCAACCCTCATTCTCAACAGACTGGAGGAGCTCAGCATCCCATTTGAAGACTGCAGAGGGCAGTCTTATGATAATGGAGCAAATATGAAGGGGAAGAAGAAAGGAGTCCAAGCCAGACtcctggaaaaaaacccaaGGGCTTTATTTGTGCCATGCGGAGCACACACCGTGAATCTGGTGATCGCTGATGCAGCAAAAAGCTCTACTGATGCCACTTCCTACTTTGGTTACCTGCAAAAGctgttcacactgttttctGCCTCCACTCAGCGATGGTCCATCTTAACAAAACATGTGACCACAACGCTGAAATCCTGGTCAGATACAAGATGGGAGAGTCGGATCATGAGTGTACAGGCTGTGAGATACCAGGCTGCAGAAGTCAGAGATGCACTTCTAGAAGTTAGGGACAACGCCACAGACCCACAGATAAAAATTGAAGCACAATCTCTCGCTGAAGAGGTTGGATCTTACAGATTCTCAATCTGTACTGTGGTCTGGCATGACATCCTGACTAACGTTCATCATGTCAGCAAACTACTGCAGTCAGAAACGATGCAAATGGATGTTGCAGTTGACCTtctgaagaaaactgaagcttcCCTTGTAGCCTACAGAGAGAGCGGCTTTGCTTCTGCACAAGTGTCTGCCAAAGAGATGTGTGACAACATGAATGTGGAGGCTGCTCTGAAGCAGAAGAGACTGCGAAGAACTAAGAGACAGTTCTCCTATGAGGATCCTGAAGAGGAAATGACAGACGCACTGAAGAAAATGGAAATTTCCTTTTTCAATGTGGTGGTGGATGTTGCCATtgtgtcactgcaggaaagatTCCAGACATTAGGTGAAGTTGAGAAGAAGTTTGGTGTGCTGGTCAACTTTCCTGACCTGACCAATGAAGAACTAAGGAACCACTGTGAAACACTCAGCAACACCCTGAGCTGCAATGGACAGTCGGACCTGGACTGGAAGGAACTGGCTCAGGAGTTGCAGAGTTTCCCAGACTTAAAAGGCAAAATGACAACCCTTGAACTCCTCAGCTTCCTACAGGAGAAGAAACTGCAGGAAGTTTACCCTAATGTGTGGGTGGCCCTGAGGATCGCTGTCACCATTCCTGTGAcagttgctgctgcagagaggagcttctcCAAATTAAAGCTCATCAAAACATACCTGCGATCAACCATGTCTCAGGAGCGGCTGAATGGACTCGCACTGATGAGCATCAACCGTGAGGTGTCGAGGACAGTGTCATTCGATGATACCATAGAAGCCTTTGCGGCAAAGAAGTCCAGACGTGTGGACTTTTAGTGAAATGGAACGAAACGACACAAGAGTGACTTGAAAGTTTGCTGTGGCTCAACCTTTTCAGCCTAGGACTCCAACCCATAATGTTCATagttatttaatatttatttctttacttaaaagtttgctgttgttgtgtgaatAAAACAGTTGTTATTGTTCATTTGGCTGCTGTCATtcaagtgtgcgtgtgtgtgtgtgtgtgtgtgtgtgtgtgggggggggggggggggggggggggggcgccgtggGCCAATCTCGCCTAGGGCACCAAATCGGCTAGGGCCGGCCCTGCGTGTTAGTATAATTAGATGcattacagcgtaattacatgcacgttacagtgtaattacacgCGTGTCAAGCATAATTATATGCATTACAGCATAATTATACGGAAGTTGCAGCGTAATTATAtgcgttacagtgtaattacatgcgtgttaagCATAATTATATGCATTACAGCATAATtatatgcgtgttacagcataaatatatgtgttacagcgtaattataTGCGTTACAGCGGAATAACATGCATTAAAGTATAATTACATGTGCATTACAGCGTAATTATATgcattacagtgtaattacatgcgtgttaagTGTTATTATAtgcgttacagtgtaattacatgtgtgtagCATAATTATGTGCATTACGATGTAATTACAtacgtgttacagtgtaattatgtgcgttagtgtaattacatgcgtgttacagcgtaattataAGTGTTAGCATAATTATATGCATTACAGCGTAATTATACTCGTGTTGCAGCGTAATTATAtgcgttacagtgtaattacatgcgcgtTACAGCATAATTATATGTGTTACAACGTAATTATATGATTACAGCAGAATAACATGCACTAAAGTATAATTACATGCGCGTTAAGCGTAATTATATgcattacagtgtaattacatgcgtgttacagtgtaattatatgcgttagtgtaattacatgcgtgttacagcgtaattataAGTGTTAGCATAATTATATGCATTACAGCATAATTATACGCGTGTTGCAGCGTAATTATAtgcgttacagtgtaattacatgcgtgttgcAGCGTAATTATATGCAttacagtgtaattatatgcgttacagtgtaattatatgcattacagtgtaattacatgcgtgttacagtgtaattatatgcgttagtgtaattacatgcgtgttacagcgtaattataAGTGTTAGCATAATTATATGCATTACACCATAATTATACGCGTGTTGCAGCGTAATTATAtgcgttacagtgtaattatatgcgttacagtgtaattacacaGATTACAGTCTAAATGTGTGTTACGGTGTAATTACATTCGTGAATTagtgaataaataacagtactATTAAACATTCAGTCACTGATTTGAGCATGAATCATCAGACTGGCATAGCAAACAGAACAGACATTCTTTTGAAGACTCGGTTGgtgttttcatgcaaaacacatgaaattgAAATGCTGAGCTCTGAGGACTATTTTCAAAATAGATCAAATATTGTAGCTTTATAGGAGAATCAGTCACCAACAGCACTTTACTCTGGAGAAGAACACATCTTCAGTGGCTTTAAAGCGGCTGTATCCTGcgtttttagctcgtccaaaccctagaaatggcattaacatggtaatagtttattttcggcgctaagttaaagtcattttgtgtgaaataaaagattttctgaggctaattctgaaacccagaagagaaaacgctctgtttcactgaaaatcccgcctctccccctgtggactttgactgacagcgaacttcaaccaatcagcgcttcaaaacaaataggctggctagctttagctctttagctctagcttctccacacgcaaaaacgtcttttcctgttagaaactcaccaagcgcagaccctccagacccttcagaccctccagaccctccagaccctccagaccctccagaccctccagacccttcagaccctccagaccctccagaccctccagaccctccagacccttcagacccttcagaccctccagacccttcagacccttcagaccctccagaccctccagaccctccagaccctccagacccttcagactcttgctcttgcttgactgttgctttcagacgatggtcaaagtttatctccgtaatcggagttacaaaaagcagcaacgctgattgtcgagggcctgcgggagggaggggggctcaggggagccatcttctctgtgtgacgtcaacgtgggaaaacagagcgttttcacggtgtgggaggggctgcctctctgagcagcacaaacaggaggaaagctcaaacacacaggcacgaaggaaaaaaacgctttggggtgtttttggtgagaacataactatataacaaggttaaaacatacaaaaggtGAATTGTGCATGATACAATGATACAGTTCCTTTaagactgaaactgaaaaatacatcaaacaaaatgacatttaaaaggaTTCAGACAGGAGCCTGCACCTGGCTCAGGGGGCTGGATCAGAcacaggggtctggatcaggtacaggggtctggatcagacacaggggtctggatcaggcacaggggtctggatcaggcacaggggtctggatcagacaCAGTGGTCTGGATCAGGcacaggggtctggatcagatacaggggtctggatcagacacaggggtctggatcagacaCAGTGGTCTGGATCAGGcacaggggtctggatcagatacaggggtctggatcagacacaggggtctggatcagacaCAGTGGTCTGGATCAGGcacaggggtctggatcagatacaggggtctggatcaggcacaggggtctggatcagatacaggggtctggatcaggcacaggggtctggatcaggcacaggggtctggatcagatacaggggtctggatcaggcacaggggtctggatcaggcacaggggtctggatcagacacaggggtctggatcaggcacagtggtctggatcaggcacaggggtctggatcaggcacagtggtctggatcaggcacaggggtctggatcaggtacaggggtctggatcagatacaggggtctggatcaggtacaggggtctggatcaggcacATCGGTCTGGGTCAGACACAGGGGTCTGTACTGAGAGTGTATACCAGGCGAGATGCTTTTCTtggtttaaaaacagaaataaatggtTTCAGTGGgagagaacatgaagaacatgaaTCTGTGAAGTGAAAGTTCATGATGTTCAAGACCAGATCAGAGATGTagtcaattcaattcaattcagctttatttatgaagcgtCAATTACAACAGAGTCCTTCCTAGACACttctacagagaaaacccaacaggtTCATGGTGGGAAagtccaagtgtgtgtgtgtgtgtgtgtgtgtgtgtgtgtgtgtgtgtgtgtgtgtgtgtgtgtgtgtgtgtgtgtgtgtgtgccttgccCTCAGAGCTGGGTGTGGTGTCGGGCTGAGCTCCGCCCTCTTCCCATGACCCCCAGCAGCCGAGCGGCTCGGGTCTCAGGGTCACTTGTTCCCAAACATCCCGATCAGAGAGAACTTCCAGGAAACACAGGAGTCCTGACGCACTGGGCAGCGTGGAGCAGGTCTGCGTCAGGACCTGGAACAGACCTGAGACAGACCTGAAACTCCAGGACCTCAACCAAACATGaaacagacctgaaacacactttaTGACCCCGGGGCCCGAAACCGGCGTGAAAATCCAGGACCTGAAACACAGGACCTGAATCTTCAGGACCCGTGTCTCCAGGACCCGTGTCTCCAGGACCCGTGTCTCCAGGACCCGTGTCTCCAGGACCCGTGTCTCCAGGACCCGGCTGTCCGGTCAGGGGGAACAAAGGACGACTGAgctggaagctgcagaaacaggaaaGGGCCGATCAGGATGAACGTCACGGAGGACACACAGGGTCAGGACATGAGGGTggacagggacacacacacacacacacacacacacacacacacacacacacacacacacacacacacacacacacacagaaatacaagCTGAAGTGTGCTGTTAttccaggctgcagctctgttcaggacagtcagtcagtctcacACTGACGCTGCTCTCTGTTTTGCAGCTGCTTCACCAGTTCATCCATTCCT
Proteins encoded in this window:
- the LOC115409141 gene encoding uncharacterized protein LOC115409141 gives rise to the protein MKQKDTINFMQWCDSMDVLCLNTATSQASCSSSSMITTTSESQHEEGGTSTQPEDTLTPSTHPELHDESLKAAPLDPGDWPSLSDTARVELVHRGPYQISSDFDFPKREDGRSCHHHHFHRQLINGERIRRSWLVYSIKNNSLYCFCCKLFSQKTFKLIGDGLSDWKNCNELLKSHENSPEHWKHMQSWKELESRLDKGLTIDRAEMTLIEAQRRRWREILTRVVAIIQSLAERNLALRGTTDKLYEPNNGNFLKEVELMAKFDPVLKQHVADVQTRLLHTSYLGKNVQNELIECIGGKIAEAMVEEIRQNKYYSIILDCTPDLSHKEQLSVIIRHVAVEDTPQIKEYFMGFLEAEDSTGEGLSTLILNRLEELSIPFEDCRGQSYDNGANMKGKKKGVQARLLEKNPRALFVPCGAHTVNLVIADAAKSSTDATSYFGYLQKLFTLFSASTQRWSILTKHVTTTLKSWSDTRWESRIMSVQAVRYQAAEVRDALLEVRDNATDPQIKIEAQSLAEEVGSYRFSICTVVWHDILTNVHHVSKLLQSETMQMDVAVDLLKKTEASLVAYRESGFASAQVSAKEMCDNMNVEAALKQKRLRRTKRQFSYEDPEEEMTDALKKMEISFFNVVVDVAIVSLQERFQTLGEVEKKFGVLVNFPDLTNEELRNHCETLSNTLSCNGQSDLDWKELAQELQSFPDLKGKMTTLELLSFLQEKKLQEVYPNVWVALRIAVTIPVTVAAAERSFSKLKLIKTYLRSTMSQERLNGLALMSINRCRCSESELSFLQEPSDVIAVRDRPLMLHCQVRGEEPVAISWRKNGAPLAAGGRIRVLLNGTLLIGSFQKRRDGGDGDVGEYDCAAQNRYGMLVSRKAKVALASLPKFYTHPASMSVDEGGVARFQCQINGVPEAQITWERDRQPLDTGDSRYTLLPMGVLQVTGVRQADAGVFRCVATNIANTRYSHEATLNITGGAARSYKEPVILSGPQNLTITVHQTAILECIATGNPKPIVSWSRLDGRSIGVEGIQVLGTGNLMISDVSLQHSGVYVCSANRPGTRMRRTALGRLVVQAPPEFLQWPQSVSKTAGGSAVFTCVAQGVPEPHLIWLKNGKVLMPGHNVKLTNNNSTLALTRISAEDEAIYQCIAENSAGTNQASARLAVAQAKDLPEAPEGLAASAQSTTTLQITWSQPPPNVTENIIGYVLHIRRIGEPDSLELQEAISKGTFRHDVTNLEAATTYSLYLKAYSPLGASQQSHTVVATTLGGVPKAPTYFTKVLNSSAVQVLWELPGKPGKAEGFRLSYRRVPQPEYQGPVQLPSHVNAHTLSNLESGAVYEVKLVAYNGNGESDCSKRLVSLAEDGPGGQSNGGSSLCQCTEGGASLGSIVIGIHIGTACIIFCVLFLMFGYRRSTLCCKGTQDSWFVPRTNTELNGIPKEGATHLQMEPVSQQVVRPAQCQVVIEQHSADLPGTGTG